In a genomic window of Shouchella clausii:
- a CDS encoding ROK family protein: MAFSEVVGRERKHLNLLAFDIGGTTIKHGVVTAKGDILQKGSDATPASMALLLELLQDIKHRYAADYTLSGAAFSTPGIPNQITGFIDGGSAIPYLHEVPFKPKAQECMQLAVSFENDANCAALAETWLGSARKMKDIIMVVSGSGIGGAIIKDGALHRGANGYGGEFGYMVMNKHGETFSGITSPVELAKRVSAAKRTNIDAVRVFELAEAGDEVARREVDRHFYYLAVGLYNLQFAYDPEAILIGGAISERCDYISRIYEKIDLLITANSMADLRPNLCKCRFGNDANLIGAVAYFNQSFRPKPEVAG, encoded by the coding sequence ATGGCTTTTAGCGAAGTTGTTGGAAGGGAGAGAAAGCATCTGAATTTGTTGGCATTCGACATCGGCGGGACGACCATTAAACATGGCGTAGTAACAGCTAAAGGGGACATATTGCAAAAGGGCAGCGATGCGACCCCTGCAAGTATGGCGCTTCTGCTTGAATTGTTACAGGACATAAAACATCGTTATGCCGCTGACTATACACTTTCAGGCGCCGCATTCAGCACGCCTGGAATACCAAACCAAATAACAGGGTTTATTGACGGCGGCAGCGCCATCCCTTACTTGCATGAAGTTCCATTTAAGCCGAAGGCACAGGAATGCATGCAGCTAGCAGTTAGCTTTGAAAATGATGCGAACTGTGCGGCTCTTGCGGAGACATGGCTAGGAAGCGCGCGAAAAATGAAAGACATCATTATGGTTGTATCCGGATCAGGCATAGGCGGTGCGATCATTAAGGACGGCGCCCTCCATCGGGGAGCGAACGGCTACGGCGGAGAATTTGGCTACATGGTAATGAATAAGCACGGCGAAACATTCAGCGGCATCACATCACCCGTTGAACTGGCGAAACGAGTGTCTGCTGCGAAACGAACAAATATTGATGCCGTTCGCGTATTTGAACTGGCTGAAGCTGGTGATGAAGTCGCCCGTAGGGAAGTTGATCGGCATTTTTATTATTTGGCAGTAGGCCTGTACAATTTACAATTTGCCTATGACCCAGAAGCGATTCTTATAGGCGGAGCAATTAGTGAACGATGCGATTACATTTCACGTATTTACGAGAAAATTGATTTGCTTATCACAGCCAATTCGATGGCGGATCTGCGACCCAATTTATGCAAATGCCGATTTGGCAATGATGCCAATTTAATTGGGGCTGTTGCTTATTTTAACCAGTCCTTTCGCCCAAAACCAGAAGTTGCAGGATAA
- a CDS encoding 5' nucleotidase, NT5C type: MKRIAIDMDEVMADFNKKHLALFNRDFGEQLTTDDLHGKKLRELRPELVKEIRGYLLDPTYFRDLEVMEHCQEVVEELAQSYEIFVATAAMDFPTSFNAKYEWLKEHFPFIDDQNIVFCGNKSIIHADYLIDDNVRQLERFSGEGILFTSPHNVNVTGYPRVHNWLDVRDYFL, translated from the coding sequence ATGAAACGAATTGCAATTGACATGGATGAAGTGATGGCTGACTTTAACAAAAAGCATTTGGCACTGTTTAATAGGGATTTTGGCGAACAACTAACAACCGATGATTTACACGGCAAAAAGCTAAGAGAGCTTCGCCCTGAGTTAGTGAAAGAAATCCGCGGCTATTTGCTCGACCCTACTTATTTCCGCGACTTGGAGGTGATGGAACATTGCCAAGAGGTCGTAGAGGAACTGGCCCAGTCATACGAAATATTTGTAGCAACGGCGGCAATGGATTTTCCAACATCCTTTAATGCAAAGTACGAATGGCTTAAAGAGCATTTCCCATTTATTGATGACCAAAATATTGTCTTTTGCGGCAATAAAAGCATCATCCACGCCGACTATTTGATTGACGATAATGTGCGCCAATTAGAACGGTTTTCAGGGGAAGGGATTTTGTTTACATCGCCTCATAATGTGAACGTAACGGGCTATCCCCGTGTCCACAATTGGCTCGATGTCAGAGATTATTTCCTGTAA
- a CDS encoding carbohydrate ABC transporter permease, which produces MEERYQANRQIEPVTPGRTPGPIKETRPVFKNHTRQKKLDRLMIYLMLVLLSILFILPFLWMISTSIKTESQAISYPPTLWPAPFDFANYREVFELVPFLQFYWNTIVVTGLTVIGTVASSAIVAYAFARIKGKGRNFWFILLLCTMMLPPQVTMIPVYLIFTELGWVNTFLPLVVPAFLGNAFFIFLLRQFFRAIPKELEESAIIDGCSLFGIFWRIVVPLSKPALITVAILSFMGSWNDFLTPLIYLNDIDKYTLALGLQMFNGQQTMQWGPMMAASTMVIFPLVVLFFIAQKHFIQGIALSGIKG; this is translated from the coding sequence TTGGAGGAACGGTACCAAGCAAATCGGCAAATCGAACCGGTCACGCCTGGAAGAACGCCAGGACCGATCAAGGAAACAAGGCCGGTTTTTAAAAATCACACGAGGCAAAAGAAACTAGACCGTTTAATGATTTATCTGATGCTTGTCTTGTTATCGATTCTGTTTATTCTGCCTTTTTTATGGATGATTTCCACATCAATCAAAACCGAGTCACAAGCAATCTCGTATCCGCCGACTTTATGGCCAGCGCCATTTGATTTTGCCAACTACCGAGAAGTGTTTGAATTGGTGCCTTTTTTGCAGTTTTACTGGAACACGATCGTGGTGACGGGGCTGACGGTCATCGGCACTGTCGCTTCCAGTGCCATTGTCGCTTACGCGTTTGCGCGAATTAAAGGAAAGGGCAGGAACTTCTGGTTTATTTTATTGCTGTGCACGATGATGCTGCCGCCCCAGGTGACGATGATCCCCGTGTATTTGATTTTTACAGAGCTTGGCTGGGTGAACACATTCTTGCCATTGGTCGTTCCTGCTTTTTTAGGAAACGCTTTCTTTATCTTTTTATTGCGCCAATTTTTTCGAGCTATTCCTAAAGAATTGGAGGAATCAGCTATCATTGATGGCTGCAGCTTGTTTGGCATCTTTTGGCGGATCGTCGTCCCCTTATCGAAACCGGCGCTCATAACGGTCGCAATTCTTTCATTTATGGGAAGCTGGAATGACTTTTTGACACCGTTGATTTACTTAAATGATATCGATAAATACACGCTAGCTCTTGGGTTGCAAATGTTTAATGGACAGCAAACGATGCAATGGGGGCCGATGATGGCTGCAAGCACAATGGTCATTTTCCCACTCGTCGTACTGTTTTTCATTGCCCAAAAGCATTTTATCCAAGGAATTGCCTTGTCAGGAATTAAAGGGTAG
- a CDS encoding glycoside hydrolase family 5 protein: protein MNRKRLQWVGALVVVLVLFVYSSGLASAQSGFHVKGTELLDKNGDPYVMRGVNHGHSWFKQDLEEAIPAIAETGANTVRIVLSNGQQWEKDDASELARVLAATETYGLTTVLEVHDATGSDNPDDLDKAVDYWIEMADVLKGTEDRVIINIANEWYGAWRSDVWAEAYAQAIPRLRSAGLAHTLIVDAAGWGQYPASIHERGADVFASDPLKNTMFSIHMYEYAGADRATVSENIDGVLAENLAVVIGEFGHRHHDGDVDEDAILAYTAERQVGWLAWSWYGNSGGVEYLDLAEGPSGPLTSWGERIVYGEMGLKVIDHL from the coding sequence ATGAATCGTAAGCGGTTACAATGGGTTGGAGCACTAGTGGTGGTGTTGGTTTTGTTTGTATACAGTAGCGGTTTAGCATCTGCACAAAGCGGCTTTCACGTAAAAGGTACAGAGTTGTTGGACAAAAATGGCGATCCTTACGTTATGCGTGGCGTCAACCATGGACATTCTTGGTTTAAACAAGATTTAGAGGAGGCAATCCCTGCCATAGCAGAAACAGGGGCGAACACAGTGAGAATCGTCTTATCCAATGGACAGCAATGGGAAAAAGATGATGCCTCTGAGCTTGCCCGTGTGCTTGCTGCCACAGAAACATATGGGTTGACAACCGTGCTGGAAGTCCACGATGCTACAGGAAGTGATAATCCCGATGATTTAGATAAAGCAGTCGATTACTGGATCGAAATGGCTGATGTTCTAAAGGGGACAGAAGACCGGGTAATCATTAACATTGCCAATGAATGGTATGGGGCGTGGAGGAGTGACGTTTGGGCAGAGGCATACGCACAAGCGATCCCGCGCTTGCGCAGTGCTGGCCTCGCCCATACGTTAATAGTTGATGCGGCAGGTTGGGGACAGTACCCTGCCTCTATCCATGAGCGGGGAGCCGACGTATTTGCCTCCGATCCATTAAAAAACACAATGTTTTCCATCCATATGTACGAATATGCAGGAGCGGATAGGGCGACAGTTTCTGAAAACATCGACGGTGTACTTGCTGAAAATCTTGCTGTGGTAATCGGTGAATTTGGCCATAGGCATCATGATGGCGATGTCGATGAAGATGCGATTTTGGCCTATACAGCAGAGCGGCAAGTGGGCTGGCTTGCCTGGTCATGGTATGGCAATAGCGGGGGTGTTGAATACTTGGATTTAGCTGAAGGCCCATCAGGTCCATTAACGAGTTGGGGCGAACGGATTGTCTATGGGGAAATGGGCTTAAAAGTAATTGATCACTTGTAA
- a CDS encoding ABC transporter substrate-binding protein has protein sequence MKKSMYAPIVLASLLALSACGGEESAGGGGGDVTLRMLVWGNGPAELKGEREILDVFEERNPGIKVELSHVPWDNYIERLTTMSAGGNQPDVFWMIDTALIDYVNQGMLMELDEFIEESGIKEDEYLPGAWDIGSWEGGRYAMPRDLTSHHIVYNKDMFDETGHPYPEAGWTWDDFLEAAKATTIEEDGKIVQFGIAGLMWEEMIVQNGGASFNMDGSKVELDSPETIEAIEFMHDLVHVHRVAPLATESEGLGDLFLANRAAMAYAGPWHWRQYAEDGEFEWDIVEVPAGKAGNKSQLLGLPIGIGSQTDHPEEAWKLLEFLTHGEGQSIQANIVGANPSVIRESHTFAEGQWVPENVEAFQTIMEENTVVQSMFPDKLEAVSNIQPVIDQIMDETRDVDAEGALEKLADRLRTEFEMD, from the coding sequence ATGAAAAAATCGATGTATGCACCAATCGTGTTAGCTTCGCTACTGGCCCTTTCTGCTTGTGGAGGTGAGGAAAGTGCAGGAGGCGGTGGTGGCGATGTAACGCTGCGGATGCTTGTCTGGGGAAATGGCCCGGCGGAACTGAAAGGAGAGCGTGAAATCCTTGATGTGTTTGAGGAAAGAAACCCTGGCATTAAAGTCGAACTAAGCCACGTTCCTTGGGATAATTACATTGAACGGCTAACAACGATGTCGGCTGGAGGGAACCAACCGGATGTGTTTTGGATGATTGATACAGCCTTAATCGACTATGTAAACCAAGGAATGTTAATGGAGCTTGACGAATTCATTGAAGAGAGTGGCATAAAAGAAGACGAATATTTGCCTGGAGCGTGGGACATTGGATCGTGGGAAGGCGGGCGGTATGCAATGCCAAGGGATTTGACTTCTCATCATATTGTTTATAACAAAGATATGTTTGACGAGACAGGCCATCCTTACCCGGAAGCTGGCTGGACATGGGACGACTTTTTAGAAGCGGCAAAAGCGACAACGATTGAAGAAGACGGGAAGATTGTCCAATTTGGGATTGCCGGGCTGATGTGGGAAGAAATGATTGTCCAAAACGGCGGTGCTTCGTTTAATATGGATGGGTCTAAAGTCGAGTTAGATTCACCAGAAACAATTGAAGCGATTGAGTTTATGCATGACTTGGTGCATGTCCATCGCGTCGCCCCATTGGCAACTGAATCGGAAGGGCTTGGTGATCTGTTTTTAGCGAATCGGGCAGCAATGGCCTATGCAGGGCCGTGGCATTGGCGCCAATACGCAGAAGACGGAGAGTTTGAATGGGACATTGTTGAAGTGCCGGCAGGGAAAGCTGGGAACAAATCGCAGTTGCTTGGATTGCCGATCGGCATTGGATCGCAAACAGACCATCCTGAAGAAGCATGGAAGCTGTTAGAATTTTTAACCCATGGCGAAGGCCAGTCCATCCAGGCGAACATCGTTGGCGCCAATCCGTCAGTCATTCGTGAATCACATACATTTGCCGAAGGCCAATGGGTACCAGAAAATGTCGAAGCATTCCAGACGATCATGGAAGAAAACACAGTCGTGCAAAGCATGTTTCCAGACAAGTTAGAGGCTGTCTCTAACATTCAGCCTGTGATCGACCAGATCATGGATGAAACCCGGGATGTGGATGCAGAGGGAGCTTTAGAGAAACTAGCAGACCGGCTTCGTACAGAATTTGAGATGGACTAA
- a CDS encoding carbohydrate ABC transporter permease, with product MRQPSLARLRRSKTLAFYLFISPWLIGFLALAAGPMIYSFYMSFTEWQVMGSAEWIGLENYERLFFHDPLFWKTMWNTFFYTFLGVPLGLAFGYLLAVLLNQKVKFMGVFRTIFYLPSIVPAVASSLLWVLIFQPEFGLANALLDFIGLPTSRWLLSESMVKPALIIMSLWGVGGGMIIYLAGLQGVPPSLYEAAEIDGAGKWRKFWHITIPMTSHVIFFNLIMGVIGSFQMFTQAYVMSGGGPNYASLFYVLYLYQNAFEFFNMGYASALAWILFVIVLIFTLLQFKFFGKKVYYEYDD from the coding sequence ATGAGGCAGCCATCGTTGGCGAGGTTGCGCAGAAGCAAGACGCTAGCATTTTACTTGTTCATTTCCCCGTGGCTGATTGGATTTTTAGCATTGGCTGCGGGGCCAATGATTTACTCGTTTTATATGTCGTTTACAGAGTGGCAAGTGATGGGTAGTGCTGAATGGATCGGGCTCGAAAACTATGAACGTTTGTTTTTTCATGATCCGCTGTTTTGGAAAACGATGTGGAACACGTTTTTCTATACGTTTCTTGGTGTTCCCCTCGGGCTTGCTTTCGGCTATTTGTTGGCAGTGCTTCTCAACCAAAAAGTAAAGTTTATGGGGGTTTTTAGAACGATCTTTTATTTGCCGTCGATCGTTCCTGCTGTAGCAAGCTCGCTGCTATGGGTGCTTATTTTCCAGCCTGAATTTGGTTTGGCGAATGCGCTCCTTGATTTTATTGGTTTGCCGACTTCTCGGTGGCTATTAAGTGAGTCGATGGTGAAGCCAGCATTGATTATTATGAGTCTCTGGGGTGTCGGCGGCGGCATGATTATTTATTTGGCCGGCTTACAAGGTGTACCTCCAAGTTTGTATGAAGCGGCTGAGATTGATGGGGCCGGAAAATGGCGGAAGTTCTGGCATATTACAATCCCAATGACTTCTCATGTTATTTTTTTCAATTTGATTATGGGCGTGATCGGGTCTTTCCAAATGTTCACTCAAGCTTATGTGATGAGTGGTGGCGGGCCAAATTATGCGTCTTTGTTTTACGTGCTTTACCTCTACCAAAATGCATTTGAGTTTTTCAATATGGGCTATGCATCCGCACTTGCTTGGATATTGTTTGTCATTGTTTTGATCTTCACGTTGCTGCAATTCAAATTTTTTGGCAAGAAAGTTTATTACGAATATGACGACTGA
- a CDS encoding zinc-binding dehydrogenase, translated as MRALVIQEPKSINGLKIIDKKIPEPQKGEVRIKVLAAGLNPSDFQYALNNEVANEERVLGIDVCGIVDEVGSNVKNLKVGDRVYYLRSLNNVHGGFAEYAITSADLVSIVPEEVPSHVAGVVPGAGFTAYQAIIQKLRPVSGRTILIHGDAGGVGSFAIQLAKMSGLTIISSCLQKDMAYVRSLGADKVIDFTAKDVHEETMKFTNQRGVDYVLSTVGSEIATKDLDVLALGGEMAVTAGFPAFDKWRFYEKGLSIHELATGLALTSGDSQAEENLKMIGNEVAKLLANKKIKPPKITKIKLEDVPDYLEKMKNGKITGKVVAELY; from the coding sequence AAAAGTATTGGCTGCCGGTCTTAATCCTTCCGATTTTCAATATGCCCTTAATAACGAAGTAGCTAATGAAGAACGAGTACTAGGAATTGATGTATGCGGAATTGTAGACGAAGTAGGAAGTAACGTGAAAAACCTTAAAGTGGGGGACCGTGTTTACTATTTACGAAGTTTAAACAATGTCCATGGTGGTTTTGCTGAATATGCTATTACATCGGCGGATTTAGTCAGTATCGTGCCTGAAGAAGTACCGAGTCATGTTGCCGGAGTGGTTCCGGGTGCTGGCTTTACAGCTTATCAAGCCATTATTCAGAAATTACGTCCTGTTTCAGGAAGAACGATCTTAATTCACGGTGACGCAGGTGGTGTAGGCAGCTTTGCGATACAACTTGCAAAAATGTCGGGCCTAACTATCATTTCCTCATGCCTTCAGAAAGATATGGCGTACGTTCGCTCACTAGGGGCGGATAAAGTGATAGACTTCACCGCAAAAGACGTCCATGAAGAAACAATGAAATTTACCAATCAACGAGGAGTAGATTATGTATTAAGTACCGTCGGTTCTGAAATCGCAACAAAAGATCTAGATGTTTTAGCACTTGGAGGAGAGATGGCAGTTACAGCTGGCTTTCCTGCATTTGATAAATGGCGTTTTTATGAAAAGGGGCTTTCCATACATGAATTAGCTACAGGGCTGGCCCTTACTTCAGGTGACAGCCAAGCTGAAGAGAACCTTAAGATGATCGGGAATGAGGTTGCGAAGTTGTTAGCCAACAAGAAAATAAAACCACCGAAAATCACAAAAATTAAGCTAGAAGACGTTCCAGATTATCTCGAAAAAATGAAAAACGGTAAAATTACTGGAAAAGTAGTAGCCGAGCTTTATTAG
- a CDS encoding glycoside hydrolase family 1 protein, which produces MTTYLFPPDFWWGTAVSATQIEGAADRDGKGKNIWDHWYEMEPNRFFNEVGPAKTSQFYDRYKEDIALMKKLGHTSFRFSISWSRLIPSGNGAVNEKAVQFYDQVINELLAAGITPFVNLFHFDMPMAMQKIGGFENREVAYAFARYAERCFTHFGDRVKTWFTHNEPIVPVEGGYLYEFHYPKVVDFKRAVQVGYHTMLSSALAIERYRRLGQEGKIGIILNLTPSYPRSEEVERDVEAAKLADAFFNRSFLDPSVKGTFPQELVEILKQYGLMPHVEEGDKALIAANTVDLLGINYYQPRRVKAKETPIGERPLMPGSFFDGYDMPGKKINPHRGWEIYEKGIYDLLMNVKDHYGNIECFISENGMGVEGEEKFRDEAGVIQDDYRIEFIANHLRWLHKALTEGANVKGYHLWTFMDNWSWTNAYKNRYGFVSVDLENDGKRTVKKSGWWFKTVIENNGF; this is translated from the coding sequence ATGACGACGTATCTGTTTCCACCTGACTTTTGGTGGGGGACGGCCGTGTCGGCTACGCAAATTGAAGGTGCGGCAGACCGAGACGGCAAAGGCAAAAACATTTGGGATCACTGGTATGAAATGGAGCCGAACCGTTTTTTTAACGAGGTAGGGCCGGCCAAAACATCGCAATTTTATGATCGCTATAAGGAAGACATTGCTTTGATGAAAAAACTTGGCCATACATCATTTCGTTTCTCAATCTCGTGGTCAAGGCTTATTCCTTCAGGAAATGGCGCGGTGAACGAAAAAGCCGTTCAATTTTACGATCAAGTCATTAATGAATTACTTGCTGCAGGGATTACGCCATTTGTTAACTTGTTTCACTTTGATATGCCAATGGCGATGCAGAAAATAGGCGGCTTTGAAAACCGTGAAGTTGCGTATGCATTTGCTCGTTACGCAGAAAGATGCTTTACGCATTTCGGGGACCGTGTGAAAACGTGGTTTACCCATAATGAACCGATTGTGCCAGTGGAAGGCGGTTATTTATACGAGTTCCATTACCCGAAAGTCGTTGATTTCAAGCGTGCAGTCCAAGTTGGCTACCATACAATGCTTTCCAGTGCGCTTGCGATTGAACGTTACCGCCGTTTAGGGCAAGAGGGCAAAATCGGCATCATTTTAAACTTAACGCCATCCTACCCTCGTTCAGAGGAAGTTGAACGAGATGTAGAAGCGGCTAAACTCGCTGATGCTTTTTTTAACCGTTCTTTTCTCGATCCGTCTGTAAAAGGGACTTTTCCGCAAGAACTAGTGGAAATTTTAAAACAATATGGCCTTATGCCTCATGTAGAAGAAGGCGACAAAGCACTAATTGCCGCCAACACAGTCGACTTACTAGGCATCAATTATTATCAACCTCGGCGAGTGAAAGCGAAAGAAACGCCTATAGGAGAGAGACCGCTTATGCCTGGATCATTTTTTGACGGCTATGATATGCCTGGCAAAAAAATCAATCCCCATCGTGGCTGGGAAATTTACGAAAAAGGCATCTATGATTTATTGATGAACGTAAAGGACCATTATGGAAATATCGAATGCTTCATTTCGGAAAACGGAATGGGCGTTGAAGGCGAAGAAAAGTTTCGTGATGAAGCTGGTGTCATACAAGATGATTACCGAATTGAATTCATCGCAAACCATTTGCGCTGGCTCCATAAAGCGCTGACGGAGGGCGCCAATGTGAAAGGGTACCATTTGTGGACGTTTATGGACAATTGGTCGTGGACAAATGCTTATAAAAACCGCTATGGATTTGTATCTGTTGATTTAGAAAACGATGGCAAACGGACGGTTAAGAAAAGTGGCTGGTGGTTTAAAACGGTCATTGAAAACAATGGCTTTTAG